In Sphingopyxis macrogoltabida, the sequence ATGCTGCGCTTGTCGGGCGCTTTTGGTCCGCTGCAGGGCGAGGCGCTGAACGGCACGCTGACGGTACAGATCAAGCAGACGCCGACCGGATCGGCGATCCGCTTCGACTATGTCGTCGGCGGCTATATGCGCTTCAAGGTCGGCGACATCGCGCCCGCGGTCGACGGCGTGATCGGTGAGCAGCTTGCGGGGCTCGCGAAAGCGCTCGGCGGCGCGCTGCCACCGTCGCGCGACGAAAAGGCCGCGGCCGACGCCGACAAGCAAAAGCCTGGGACCGATGCCAACGAGGCCCCGGCCGACGAAGGGCCCGGCCTCGACGATGTCGCGGCCGATCTGGCGAAAGACGACGAGGTCGTGGCGCCGCGCTAGGCGCCGGTCAGGACGCGGGTTTGCCGCGCAGCTTGGCGAGTGCCGCGAACGGTCCCGCCGCCCCTTCGCTCAGCACGCCCTTCTCGGCGAGGATGCGGTCGGCGTCGGGGTGGCGCGGAAAGGGATCGAGCCCGAGTGAAAGCGTTTGC encodes:
- a CDS encoding SRPBCC family protein; translated protein: MHSKIHWAAALSLAAVVAQPAGAKVIDQSENGFTVAHTAQVAATPADVWKMLRTPDKWWSKEHSWSGDAANFWLDSQAGGCFCEKLPDTGSGLGSVQHARIVFAKPNQMLRLSGAFGPLQGEALNGTLTVQIKQTPTGSAIRFDYVVGGYMRFKVGDIAPAVDGVIGEQLAGLAKALGGALPPSRDEKAAADADKQKPGTDANEAPADEGPGLDDVAADLAKDDEVVAPR